The nucleotide window ctggcctggaactcagagatccgcctgcctctgcttcccaggcatgtgccactgtgcccagctttttctGGCCATTTTTAAAGGACTTTTATACTCTTAATTACCTTAATTAGCATGTTTGGTAACTGTCTTGTGAATCATTTCACTAGACTCTTTTTGGCACGAACtaaaacaagttttgtttttcaaaatagtttatctgtgtgtagctttggctatcctggaattaactgtagaacaggctggccttgaattcagagatcctcctgcctctgcctcccaagtgctgggattaaaggcctctgccaccacctcctggcctaagacaatttttaaaaggtCTCAGAGAGtaaaaggcacttgccacaaagTCTCATGACcagcctgagtttgacccctgagTATTTCACCTGATAAAAGGAGGGAAATGACTCACAGAAATTGTTCTCTGATGTCTTcctgttgtgtatgtgtgcacacatgcacacagataaataaatgtaaaatgctTCTAAAGGCATGAAATGCAAAGAATACGTGTAAGTTTGAAATGATACTAATGATACTGTACTACTGCAGACAGACTGTCTTCACTGTCTCTTTCACCTGAGGTGAAATCTGCTCATAAAGTGTAGCAGTCATTCTGAAATGTTACTTTTGTGTTGAAAATAACTTCTTTTTGTTTACAGTCTTGTTTTATGCTGGCATTATTGGGGCTACTTTGTTCATTTTAATCCAGCTGGTGCTCTTGGTAGACATGGCTCACTCCTGGAATGAATCATGGGTAAATCGTATGGAAGAAGGAAACCCAAGGTTCTGGTATGCTGGTAGGTATCTAAACTCACTTCAGGGAGTTATACTGCCTTGAGTAGGCTGTATAATAAAATCTCcagttttaaatagaaaaactCTAAATgtagggtttttggtttttttgtttttgttttttttaatgtgtttgagtgttttacCTGTATTTGTCTCTAGTCTACATGCATGAAATGACTGTGAAgaccagaaggcatcagattcccctggCACTGAAACTTACGGTCTTTGGAGGAGCATCCAAAAGTGTACTTAACCACTTAGTCTTCTCTCCACTCCCTATGGCCACCTGCTAAAAAGCTAGTTTTTGTCAGTCATGCCTATTGTGAATTGTATGCATTGCTGGAAGATGAGCATGTACATTTAGCAATTGGACTCTTTCAGTATATAGTGAAACTACCTCTGAGATTTTAAGCAAGCACTTTGAGATATTCAGAATTACACAGCTAATTGCTTATCTGTGTGAATGGAAAAGAATAGTTCTTTAGGTATTTGAAAGAAGCAGATGAATTCCCAGACCAGGGAGGCCAccccatttcatttatttatttatttatttatttatttattcattcaaccaGTCAGGTTAAAGTAGAATGAAATTGTGTGGCTGCAGAATGAAATTGTCTCAAAAAGGGCCTGTTTTGTTTACCTCAGACATCATCTCTGGCATGTAGACACTGTCAGTTCTGACCTTGTTTGTAAAGAGGACCTCTGtgttgctcaggctagccttgaacttgtgatcctcgtGCTTTAGCatctcaaatgctaggattacaggtgttcaaTGACCCTGAACTGTGCTATTGAAAGACCAAGAATCATCTAGAGAAGCTTACCTACATATTTAACATGTAATTCAGAGATTACTTAAACTGTTATCATCAAATATTTTTCATTGAACCCATGAAACCCAAGTTTGGTAATCCAGGATATGAGgtttaattcttagtggattttgGAGTTAAACGAATAATCATTTCAAAACTATGAAACTTTAATTCTGGGCATCTCAGATTTTACTGTGCCTTATTGCTCACCGTAGAAATGACTTAGACTTAAATTGCTTTACTTATATAACACGGAAGAAAATTGATCTTAACTATTCAGATGGTGGATGTTCATACTGCTTTCCCTTTTCCAGCTTTGCTGTCTTTTACAAGCCTCTTTTATATCCTTTCGATCATCTTTGCCGTGTTGCTCTACGTCTTTTATACGAAACCCGATGGCTGCACAGAAAACAAAGTCTTCATCAGCCTCAACCTGATATTTTGTGTTGCGGTTTCTATTGTATCCATCCTTCCCAAAATTCAGGTATGGAGGTTTTCTGCTTTCTCCTGTAAAAGGCTTGGAATTAATGCTAGAAGCTTAAACTCCAGTCAATGTTTTAGTGAAATTATATTTAGCTACTTAAATATTTCTCCATATTGTGATTGTCTTTGTAATTATAACTTAGTGAGCAGGCACGTGCTATTGAGTGACCACATTTTTattcttgatttttaattttatattttgagatgCTTTCACATTATATATAGCCCTGACTGGCTAGTCTTCACCATACAGTCCAGACTTTGAACTTCAGGGCTTCTTTGATGGCATGTGCCATTATGCCCAGTTGAGTTCCTGCATCATGATGACATTTCTGATCCTTAAAACTAGTAGGTGGGTAACTTGTGTAAGATGCCTCAGCAGAGAGAGGTGCCTGAGTTTCATCTCCTGGAACCATAGGGTGGATGAGGAGAACCGAGTCCTggatgttgtcctctgaccttcacacgcatgctgtggcacacacacctcTATACATACTTAATAAATTTAAACAGAActtaaatagaagaaaataatccCTCTCCCAAAGCTAGGTAACTTGAAGCTTGGTGTTGTATAGCCATAATTTTGttaaagtttgaggtcagcctgatcgaCATAGTTCCAGGCTGGCTGAGGCTATGTAGTGAGGAGATTTTGGCTGAAAGAATTGAAACCAAAGAATCAAAAACTTagagtggttggttggttggttggtttgatttggtttttggtttttcaagacagggtttctctgtgtagccttgatttgtagactaggttggcctcaaatttacagagatctgcctgcctctgcctcctggagtgctgggattacaggtgtgtgccagttCACCCGGCAAATTTACGAAGTTTTAAATGTGAAAAGAACATTGATATATtacctttccttttgtttttcattgtttggtttttttaagacaaggtctcctatagcccaggctgaccttggactattgaatcttcctttccctctccattgctggaattataggcatgagccaccacgctCAGCTTTCATTTTAAGAGTAAATTAGGGCTGGGCTGACTTAGTGAATAAAGCACCAAGCACAGGGCAGATTCCCCAAAGCACATGTAAAAAGGTGGGCACggtagcacatgtctgtaatcgcAGGCTTCCTCCTGGGAGATGGAATATGGGGGTATGGGCATCCATGTAAATGCATGGCCAGCTAGCCTAGTAGATACAGTGTTGAAGATGTAGAACACAAGGCAAGGACTGATAAccaatgttgtcctctgacctcagtaCACTTACAGGGTATACACCTGTGcttattcacacacatgcacacatcgtacatacacatacatatatactttttacaaagtgagaaaagtgaggagtctagaaagatagctcagcagctgGAAACAAGTATTACTCTTCCAAAGGAAGACTCCCCAACAGCCATATTAGATGGTGCATCACCTCAAAGGGCACCCACACACAAGTGCTGTGCACTCCCTTAGACATATAAACACACGATTGAAAATaaaccagtaaaaaaaaaaattgagagaacTAGTCTAAAcctaggaggctgaggtagaaggattgCTGCAAATAAAGGCCAATTTGGGCTACTGGAATTCTAgacaaatggaaggagagaaaaagagaatttaAGAGAATTATCTTAAATGTGAGAAAACTAAAGTAAGTGTGGTTgggtatgcctgtaatcccagatggcctttttttttttttttttttttttaattgagaaaaatggCTGGGTTTGTGGTACCTCCCTATGTCCCAGCTACTTATAAGGCTGAAGTGTGATAATCCCTTTGGAATTAAAGGCTAGAAAATCATAGTGTGACCATTTCTCAGGAAAACATGAAGTTTCTGAGATGCTTAgccagtaaaggtgcttgccagtTGACCTGAGTaccatccctggaacccatagTGGAAGGAAAACCACTTGTTGGTCCACCTCCCACCATACACatgcggggcgggggggggatacacacacacacacacacacacacacacacacacacacatatacatatgagcaGGAGGGGCTGGGATAACAGCTTGGTAGAGTGCTTTCTCAGCCTGCAcaaagtcctgagtttgatcttaGCACCAGGCAAGGTGCACTGTGACTGTAATCTTGCATTCAGGAAGTGAAGGCATAAGGATCAGTTTTTCAAGGTCACCTTTGGCTACCTACTTgttagttcaagggcagccttagACTATATGAAAAAAAGACGGTAACTCACATTGAATTACTACCTGGATGTGATATATCTCCAACCCCAACAATGCTGGAAGCGGAAGCAGGATTGAGTTTGGGCAACAGTATCCAGAAAAAATAATTACTGAGAACAAAGAAAACTGAAGTTCCTAAGAAGTGGTGGGTTACTTAGCTATTTTGTGGTAGACCTGAGGAGATTTTTCTTCATATAGAGTCTagaaagccaggtggtggtggtgtacacctttaattttagcacttgggaggccaggcaggtgggtttctgtgagttcgaggccagtctgtggtctacagagtgagttctaggacagccagagctaaacagagaaaccttgtgttgaaaaacttaaaaaaaaaaaaaaagtgaaatgctTTTGCAAACCAGCAGTACGTGGATTGTCTTCCTTACTGTTTTATAGACTAACTCCAACTGAAGGGCTACCTGTCATCCTTAACTGTCAGGAAGAATAAGGTTTTCAATTTCTAACAATGCAGTGCATCCCAGGGAGGCATACAGGCTTTTAGAAAGTCAGCCATTACAATCCATATagcattgtttctgttttgattccATAGGAACATCAGACTCGTTCTGGCCTCCTGCAGTCTTCCATCATCACTCTGTACACTCTTTACCTCACGTGGTCAGCCATGACCAATGAACCTGGTAAGGGAATGTTGTAACTCATATGATAAAACTATTTTGATAGGTATACAAACTAGAACTAAagcaaatgtaataaataatatttattaattatttatacattaaacAGACAATAAAACTAAGTATAAATGTCCATTGTTGACAGTAGATTTCAGATATTTACCTTTTATGTGTGGTTCTCCATGTCTGCTCACATCGATTCATAACTGGCAGCCAGAAGGACTGCAGTCCTTTGCATAGGCTAGGCTTTTTCTAACCTAGACTAAGTCACACAGATAAGAGTGCTGGGCAGCGGTGATCTTGTTTGGCCTTTTGTCGGAATTCCTGTTCTCTTTTTGTGGAACTTGAGACCGAGTCATGTTTTtttgtagtcctggttgtcttggagctgtagacaggctggccttagagattttcctgcctctgtcacctgagtgctgggattaaaggtatattccACCATACCTGCCGTTCTTTTTTGTCCTataaaaaagttttttgttttatttattaattacatatatgtgtgcaggCCTTGATATATGCACATGAGTCCAGGTCATGTGGCCAGaaggccagaggccagaagagggtgccagagcATCatgtcctcttaaccactgagttgttttatttcagtttattggTGTTACAGTCATTAAGGAATTATTTCTTAATAAAAAATTCTACAGACTCTTTAAAAAAGGTAAATGATTATTGTAGGATACTTGATTCCAGTAATgataaaatgatgatgatgatggtgatgatgaagtagtaattgaaataaaattaggGATAAGCTCCTGTTGGGAAAACCTGAGCagctggcacagtggcacatacctgttaTCCCatcactccaggaggcagaggcaggaggatctctctgagtttgaggccagaccaGCCAggcctacaaaatgagtccaggacagccatcgctacacagagaaaccctgtctcaagaaaaaaaaaaaaagaaaaggaaaaaaaattcgaAGGAAAGCCTGAACACCAagttaaaacatttaaacttCACAAAACCAATGAAATCATAATAGACGTTTATAGAACTTGAGATACTATTTTTTTCTAACGCTAGATCACTGGTTGTGACATAAATACAGTATTGACTGCTGAGTTTCATATTCTTCTAAGCTAAATGGTTTGTAGGCAAACCCTCTGCTGCTTTGTTGGAACAAGAATGAGCTATAACTAATGATAacaaatgtttcatttttcaGACCGTTCCTGCAACCCCTCCCTTATGAGCATCATTACACATCTCACTTCACCAAccatgtctccagcaaactcaaCTACTCTTGCTCCTGCCTATACTCCACCATCACAGAATGGACACTTTATGAATTTGGATGATTTTGGGGgtctgtttatctttgttgtctGCCTTATATATTCTAGGTAAGTTCTAGGTAGGAGGTGCGTAATACAGTATTCTCATGAAaatgaataatatttttttaaactattgtgAAGGAATTAAAACAATGTAGTTCTTTTTAATGAAAAGTCCTTTACCCATCTGTGTATATTTCTTAAAGTTAAGAAAATGGTCTCATACTTCCTCCTGGTCTTATGGAGTACCTCTTTGTGTAGAAGGATAAAAATCTTCCTAATTTTAGATAGGCTGGAATAGGGATATTCAGAATTATcttttaggaaaaaacaaacaaactgatttGGGCAGAGAGTGTTGGTCAGAGTACAGAGCGCTTGTCTAGTGTGTATGAAGCCCTGGGTGTGATCTCAATAATTGTGCCAAAAAGTTTTTAGAAGTCCTTATTTCCTTATTTGTGTTAAGTAAAAAATTACAAGTTTAATAGTCCCTAGTACAAAACCACATATACTTATTCACGTGTGCCAGTCTTCCcactcatttcatttttttacaatattttatatTAGATTAATAATTTAAGAGTAAGAAATATTAAGAATTAgccaaaataaatttatttctataAATTGACATAAGAGAATATGTCAATTTctcttataaattataaattctctttctatttcacatATAAAATAGGAAATGAGATTGTCTCCTTTTGAATCTACTTTTACCATGGATAACATTTTCAGTCATTTGTGATTTAAGTTTGAGTAGCCTTCCACTTTATgtatagatttaattttttaaccattttatttagtgtgtatgggGATGAGCAGTGATTGTACCATGGTGTGCATATGAAGGTTAGTAGACAACTTGTAGGACATGGATCTGTCCTTCCATGTGCATCCTTGGCATTGAAGTATTGAAGTGAGATTACTGatagcaggcacctttacccactgagccatcttgctggccccgaGATCTCAGGCTGGCtataaaaatattacttttgtTGAGACATGTCCAGGCTAGCTTCACACTTGTAGTAGAACTGAGGATAACCTAGAACTAGTCTTTCATCTCCCTGGTGGGTAGGTGTGTGACCACTGCATGGTACAAAAGCCATAGGACAACattcaggagctggttctctccttttcaCTCTGCATTCTAGGGTTGAATTCAGGTTGCACAGAAAGCAGGTTTACCTACTCAGCTATCTTATTGGCCCATTTTTTGGAGACAGTCTCtcatagcctaggctgaccttgaattctaCATTCTTCTGAGtggtaggattacaggtatgtgctaccattCTGAGCCCATTTATTACCTATAAAATGACTTTggtttcatttacttttatttatatgtatatgcttgcttgcttgcttgtttgtatgtgtatCATTGAATTCCTGATGGTTCTATTTATCAGCCtctgagtgctgacattacaggtCCACCATGTTGTAAGTTCAGCTATAGATATGGGTGCCTTCTGTGTATAGAACCTTACTGAAATCAgttgatggcttttttttttttttttttttttggtgtatgtGTTTAATTGTGGCTAAAACTTCTGGTACAGTGCTAAATAGTAAATTCTAGAGTGGGATCTTTGCTTTGTTGTTGATCTAGGGAGCGGGGGGATGGCAGTTTTATCTTTCACAATTAAGTATGACATTTGCTGTTTTTTCACTGATGGACTCCCATCAGTTGAAGAAAAGTCTATATTCCTACTTTgagtattttcattttgaaaaaataCCAAATTTTGTCACGTGCTTTTTCTGTCTGTTGAAATGATCATGTAGTTTCTGTCCTtcctctgtatttttttatttaatcattaaCTCATTCTTCTAGTGAACATCAGCAGTGCTGGAATCCAGAGATGACTATAGCTAATGTTATGGAGTTCTTTGAATAGCAAGCAAGGCAGGATTGACAAGTACTGGGGCAGGGCACCTAGAGAGCTGTGAGAAGTAGGAGGAAACTTCTCACGCAGCCTTAGGGAGGGTTGATGTCAGGGAAGAATTTCAAGAGTCTGTGACACTGAGACAGAGCCACGCAGGATGTAAGTTAGTTGGGAAGAAGTGGGCGCTGTAGTATTAGAAGCATAGCAGAGGCACTTGTGTAGTAGTAGAAGACACTGGCCAGCATGGTCCTGGAGTTGAGCCATTAAAGAGCAACTACTAAGGGTACCATTCTGTAATTAACAGGCAGCAGGCTGTAACTTTGGACAGGGCTTTCACCAGGCTTTCTGTGTCCAAAGTAGGAACAGCCCAGAAATAACCTACACATTTGTGGGCCCTAGGCATTATTTCATCTAAAGTGGTTTCATTTTGATGTGCCTTTTTTGGGATTACTTTCCAGCATCCGTACTTCAAGCAATAGCCAAGTTAACAAGCTGACCCTCTCTGGGAGTGACAGTGTTATCCTTGGTGACACAACCAATGGAGCCAGTGACGAAGAAGATGGACAGCCACGGCGGGCTGTAGACAACGAGAAGGAGGGTGTGCAGTATAACTACTCTTTATTCCAcctgatgctctgctgtgcttcctTGTACATCATGATGACCATAACCAGCTGGTACAGGTAGGAGGCATAGGCAAAGGCACAAGAGCGCTCAGGCCTTGGGAATGCCTATATAATCAGTGAATTATCTGTACTGCAGAGCCCTAACCTGACTCAGAAGATGAAGCTGTCTATATTCAGTGTCAAAattcttttggtttctttgagatGGTCTGGCTTCAAACTTCCCATTGTTCTGGTGGTTCTGCTACTGCCATGTAACTtttgggattataagcatgtgccaacatgccctgCTTGAAATAGAGTCCAGTTGGAAATTTTTGCAGTCAAATTATTGGTAGCTTTTTTAGACAAGTTATTTGAGAAAATCGTGACATAAAGCCATCATGACATTAAGCCATTCAACCTGACcttggtaaatttttttttctgtgcttttatAGCGGTCATAATAAGTATTCTGGTCAAAGTAATAATGTTCTAAGGAAAAACCATTAAAAGGAATGTATTTCCATTTTGCCAGTAATTAAGAGTAATTCAGATGGTACTGAAGAAGCTTGCTCAAAGAATAGTTAGGTCTTTCATTTTAGCAAAAAGGAACATGCTGTTGGAGAGGCAGAGTCCTTTGACCATAATAACTAAAAAATTGATTCTGAAGTCTCTGCTAGAACAGTACTACGGCTAAGAGTACTAGCTAAATCTCACCTGTTGGGGGGAAGGGGTGGAATGGGAGGGATGCAGCTTTGCAAAATTAATCTTTACCCCAACCCCTTCTTGTTTTCTTAGCCCTGATGCCAAGTTCCAGAAGGTATCCAGCCAGCGGCTATCTGTATGGATCAAAATGAGCTCCAGCTGGGTGTGCCTCCTCCTTTATCTCTGGACTCTAGTGGCTCCACTGGTCCTCACAGGTCGGGACTTCAGCTGAGCTCAGAGTGTCAGGGACACTGCTAACAAAGTCTTCTTTCCTGAAAATGCATATCCATTTTACATTCTGTCAACTAAACTATTAAGTAAACGCTTTGCAAATTTGGCTGTATTCAGGTTTATATCAAAAGGCAAGATTGAATAATGCTTGATACAGAATCTgagctttcatatatatatatatacacatacacatatatattatgtttatttgtaagggaacatttttgtgttttaacGTGAACTACAGCTGTGCTGTGAGGAgaattctttataaaaaaaagacCTGTAGATTCCTACAACTTTGATTTAAACTGTAAGTTAGAAGATTGTTGGTATTTGAGGCTATCTTTAATATATTTCTATTACAGTCTccttaaaaaccaaaaaaggaatgCATTAATCCACATTCCCTCAGTAAATGTTTTTGCTGTATGACACAGTCACACTGTTTCTTGCATAGGCTTTT belongs to Meriones unguiculatus strain TT.TT164.6M chromosome 4, Bangor_MerUng_6.1, whole genome shotgun sequence and includes:
- the Serinc3 gene encoding serine incorporator 3 isoform X2; protein product: MMTEGIQTQLKKIPGFCEGGFKIKMADTQAEKDCDVLVGFKAVYRINFAVAIFFFAFFLLMLKVRTSKDPRAAIHNGFWFFKIAAIIGIMVGSFYIPGGHFTSVLFYAGIIGATLFILIQLVLLVDMAHSWNESWVNRMEEGNPRFWYAALLSFTSLFYILSIIFAVLLYVFYTKPDGCTENKVFISLNLIFCVAVSIVSILPKIQEHQTRSGLLQSSIITLYTLYLTWSAMTNEPDRSCNPSLMSIITHLTSPTMSPANSTTLAPAYTPPSQNGHFMNLDDFGGLFIFVVCLIYSSIRTSSNSQVNKLTLSGSDSVILGDTTNGASDEEDGQPRRAVDNEKEGVQYNYSLFHLMLCCASLYIMMTITSWYSPDAKFQKVSSQRLSVWIKMSSSWVCLLLYLWTLVAPLVLTGRDFS
- the Serinc3 gene encoding serine incorporator 3 isoform X1; this translates as MGAVLGVFSLASWVPCLCSGASCLLCGCCPISKNSTVTRLIYASILILGTIVSCIMMTEGIQTQLKKIPGFCEGGFKIKMADTQAEKDCDVLVGFKAVYRINFAVAIFFFAFFLLMLKVRTSKDPRAAIHNGFWFFKIAAIIGIMVGSFYIPGGHFTSVLFYAGIIGATLFILIQLVLLVDMAHSWNESWVNRMEEGNPRFWYAALLSFTSLFYILSIIFAVLLYVFYTKPDGCTENKVFISLNLIFCVAVSIVSILPKIQEHQTRSGLLQSSIITLYTLYLTWSAMTNEPDRSCNPSLMSIITHLTSPTMSPANSTTLAPAYTPPSQNGHFMNLDDFGGLFIFVVCLIYSSIRTSSNSQVNKLTLSGSDSVILGDTTNGASDEEDGQPRRAVDNEKEGVQYNYSLFHLMLCCASLYIMMTITSWYSPDAKFQKVSSQRLSVWIKMSSSWVCLLLYLWTLVAPLVLTGRDFS